The nucleotide sequence AACTGATCTGGTGGAGCAGAAGGTGGCGGACTTTCCACAATGGCTTCCAAAAGTTCATAAAAGCTTGGCCAACCTTGCTGATCTTCTGATTTTATGTAGGGAAAACGCCCTATGGCACATTCTAAAATTACCATGCCCAAACTCCAAATATCACTCTTATAGTCATAAGTGCTTCCTCTAATTCTTTCAGGCTGAAATGAACATAGAAACAACATGACCAATCCATTAGTAACATTCTTGAAAATAAGCTGTGGATACTGGTTTCTGCAAGTTTAGAAGATATTCAAAAactagagaagaaaaaagatgtTGACTTGGAGATACACTACAAATACAAGGGTGATACAAATGCATACCGACATGTAATTGTAGGTCCCAACAAATGTATCCCGTTGACCCATTGAGCTGGCCAGCATTGCACTCACACCAAAATCTGTAATCTTTACTTCCCCCTTGTGGTTCACCAGCAGGTTGGAGGGTTTTATGTCCCTATGAATTACGTGTCTTTCATGGTGTAAATACACAAGACCCTGTAAAACCTGGAAAGGCAACAACTTACATGATGAGTTACTATCTGCAAACTATTGAAAGGACTATTAATATCTCAGCTTTTATTCTGGAGGGGAGAAACTCATAACCTGCTTACAAACAACTGCAAGATATGGTTCAAGGATCGTGTTTACTTGTTTGATTATGTCTGCCAAAGATCCACGATCCATGTATTCTAATACAAGAGAGATAACTCCATTATGGTAGAAAGAGTGGTAACAAACTACAACATGCAAACATTGTGATGCTTGATTTATTTTCAGTTCCTGCACAATTTGTTTACGTATC is from Diospyros lotus cultivar Yz01 chromosome 2, ASM1463336v1, whole genome shotgun sequence and encodes:
- the LOC127796024 gene encoding mitogen-activated protein kinase kinase 6, with amino-acid sequence MKSKKPLQQLKLSVPPQETPISSFLTASGTFHDGDLLLNQKGLRLISEENQSRPSEIKELNLQFSLEDLETVKVIGKGSGGVVQLVRHKWVGTLFALKVIQMNIQEEIRKQIVQELKINQASQCLHVVVCYHSFYHNGVISLVLEYMDRGSLADIIKQVNTILEPYLAVVCKQVLQGLVYLHHERHVIHRDIKPSNLLVNHKGEVKITDFGVSAMLASSMGQRDTFVGTYNYMSPERIRGSTYDYKSDIWSLGMVILECAIGRFPYIKSEDQQGWPSFYELLEAIVESPPPSAPPDQFSPEFCSFVSACIQKDPQDRSSALDLLSHPFIKKFEDKDIDLGILVGSLEPPLNFPR